Part of the Zingiber officinale cultivar Zhangliang chromosome 6A, Zo_v1.1, whole genome shotgun sequence genome, AAATTCGAGCAAGATAAGAAACGTATCAAACAACTGAGAGATGCAAGGAAGTTTAAGCCTTATTGAAACCGGTTACAATTTCTGTTGAAAAAAAAACGGAgtaggaatttttttttgaatggaACTCCAATGCAGCCTAATTAATGTGGCATCGGCTTTGGATAATGTATTTGTTTTTGGGTAGACTAATTATGGTTTATCTTTATCTAATGTGTAAGCATTATGTGACTACTAAAAATAtcagttaatattttttttcatatatttataaaaattaattagattttattgTCATTGGGAAAATGTTTTTATTGTGTTTGAATATATTGTAGTTTATGATacgtttttataataattttggatataaatttatcaaaatattcaaCTCATTAGagattcactttttttttcatgAGTCCAAGGCACGAGTTGGGCGGGGCCTTGACATGATCTGACTGTTCTCGTCTAATGTCTAGCACAACCTTTGCTATGTCGGGCCGCGTTGACCCACGGTGGTCTTGAATGTTTGATACCGCTAGGCATGATAAATTGGGTGTATAATTTGACTTTTTGGCATCAGAACACGAAATGTTAGtacttaattttaacttaaaaatagtcCCCTCGAGGCGGGCCGGGCGGTGCGGTAACTAAGGTATAGAGTGTTATTACATAAGATATTGGGGTCAAACGGTGCGTTTGAGTATATCTTTTTCCATGTTTTAGCCATTTGTATCAATGATTAATAGTCATTCATAATTTACATGGTCTGTGTTGACCTACAAACAAATTGACAGTGTacttagggttgtaaacaagttgagtcaagctttggggtgttcaagcttgtttaataaggtaaccgagccaaacttaaaatgaactaaacttttgaaatgagtgttcaagcttggcttggtttattttttatgagcttgaacttgtttgaaacttggttcatttagatattatcaatctctcaattcaagcttggcttgaacttggttcaagcttggcttgagcttggttcgagcttgattcgtttagatgttatcaagtttGAATTAAGCTCGGTTcgagcttgattcgtttagatattatcaagctctcaattcaagcttatttaattgtttgaaacttttagttgtttgattgattattgaatttgataattttaattaatttatttattttattgtttatttagcatattgaaagagttttattaatgaatatggttcatgaacattgttcacgaacgttattcacgaacgttaacaagcTGAGTATATATATGTTCAAGGttgtttatttagcttaacgagttgctcaaacttgtttgtttaattaatcttatatatattgaatgaatataaataaactttTACCAAATCAAACATCAAATTTATTCACGAACGTTTTGTTTATTTATAGTCCTAAGGATACTAAACAAATAACCTTTACcacataattttagtttaaaagaAATTGAAGACGTATACAAGCACCtcatataataattaaatttaaatttaaaaaatggtACATTGGAACAATAAGTGCAAAATCTACATCAATACTCccgctatttttttattttaaactttcaaTTTTCTGTTTCTAAAAAATAGGAAATTTGTTCTTATGTTTATCCCGATATTTACATAACTGACCTCGCCAAGCGTAATTCGCTCCGTAGAACTCAACCGACAGTCCGTCCGTCTATTTAAACCCACCTCAAGTCGAGAAATTCAAAGTTGAACCAGAAGAAAAATGGCGGTGATTTATTTTCCATTGCTCAAATTTCTGGTTGATTCGGTACTGATTAGTAAGTTTTTTCTTCGATGCGAGCTTTGGGATGATGCATAGTTATTTGTTTGGTGGTGATTTCTCTTCTGTTGCTTAAATTTCTGATTGATTTGCCGCAGATATACTAAGATTGATCGATGGAAGAGGTTCCGGAAATCGATTTAGGGTTTCGAATGTGCACTAACTGCGGCTTGCACGGCAGTTCTGCCACAGAAGGCCTCTGCTTCAAGTGCTATTGCGCCCGCTTCAAGGCGGAGCACGCCGGCTCGgcttcctcctcctccgcctcccCCTCTATGGCGGTCGTTGATGATTTTTCGGAATCCGCGGCGGCGACCGTGGTAGCGTGGCGGCGGAAGCCGAAGCGGTGTCATATGTGCCGGAAGAAGGTGGGCCTTCTGGGGTTCCGGTGCCGGTGCGGGGAAACCTACTGCGGTCAGCACCGCCACCCGGAATTCCACACCTGCACCATCGACTACAATCTGACCGGAAGGAAGCGGATCAAATGTGAAAACCCCTTGCCCGACCCCCAGAATCTGTCCACGATTTAGGCGGCCTGCGCCTACGACATGCTCACCGAGATACTGTTGGCCGTCGACGTCGCCGGAATTCCCTTAACGACGGATTGATATTTGATTCCCTTCCCCTTAGGCGCTGTGAAgatttttttgttttcctttttagaATTTTGGGGTTAAAAATCAAGATCACTTTAATGTTTTCAAACTCGACATTATTATCATACATCAATCTGTCACTCGTCATTATTATCTTCCAATGTCTTGAATTTTGCTGGGCACATCATatgtatattattattattattattattattattattattataattatatcaCTTGTCCGGGGCTATGATGCATTGAAAAGGTCGTTTAGTTATCTATTAAGTATTGTATTCATGGTTTTTTCCTTTCAAATGGACTTGTAGTTAAGGGATGTTAAGGTTCTAAGTTATTCGTCATAAAtactttctgatttattttgatgattgataaaatttttttatagaatCGGATCAGTCATGCAAGCTCGAGATTATTTAGTttggttaattatttttattgctaTGTTACCTTTCTATATAGTTGAGaggtaaaataataaattttgaaactAGACAACTTTGAAATTTTAGgagagatttaaaaaaaaacaagaaattgaaaaaaTTTATACACTTTTTCGGTTGAACGTCAAATTTACCTTTAAATCTAGAGACAGTGATaagtgaaataaaataaaatttatgtgtgaaataaaaaaaaaagtcaagaAACTCCAACTATAGACTTTGTTTTCTCGGAAGATGATGAATGTATGGAAAGAGAGAAGCAAGTGAAAATAAGAAAAAGTATTGTTTGAGTTGAATCTAATAGTTGATAAATGAATGAAATTTTAGGCAAATTTTAAAAACAGacacttaaatttaattttctaaaaatatttaactGTTTATTCTTTCATTTGATCGATCGCTTTTGGATGTGGAAAAaaacaagttgtttttttttaaaaaaaaataatcattctTAAACATGTGAATTATTTTCCTCCAAAAACGTATATCCATTTCAAAATCCTTCACCGTGCGTTGAACGCCATGTGGCCTGTTCGCTGAATGCTTCGACCTCGGCTAAACCGAAAATGAAAGCGACCACGACAAATAGAATCGTTCAGCGGCCGGCATTTtcatcaaattttgattttctccaCAACTTTAAACAAAATTTAATGCTCAACTTCCTTTCCTCTTCCGGTGCTTCCGAGGTTGCTCCAATCATCATTACGAACCAGAGTTGATGTAGAGGGAGAAAGAACCCGAGAGCCACTCTTCTCCTCCATCTCATACGAGCTAGGTACTGCAACTATTTACTACTGATTTAATTCTTTTCTAGTTGCTCTTCTGTTTGCAGATTTCAAGTTTGTACTTTTGATTTGTCATATCCCGTTTTTCATTGGAACTTGTATCTTTTAATCAAGGTTTAGGTCGAGAAACATGTCCTCCTTTAATCTCACTTACTAAAGCCCTCTCCttattgtattttgttcttgatttcttttgtttatttGGGTAACAGAGTTGACGTAGAGGAGAGAAGGAACCGAAGCAAGTTTCCCCTTTCATCTTGTATGGTTCTCTGCTACCATTTAATACTCTTTTCTTTTATTCAGAGAAGTTTTTGTTTCAATCTTGGTTTAGATCTATCTCATGCCTTTTCGTAGGTGGTAGATTTGCAACACTAGGCAGGGATCAATTCCCGATAAACACATGCTCTAGGAAAAAAAATTCCTCTCGCCCTTAACCACTTAGAGGTTGACTATATGATAATCCTGTAATTTATCTTTTTTCACATAATTTTGAGATGGACTATGAGAAACATCTAAGGTGAGCGTAATTACCTTTTACTAATATGATTTACCAACCTCTTCTTCTTGTGTTATCTCTCTCACACTCGCTTTTTATGTTTCTCTGGGTGAAGCTTACTGAGCTAAGAGATTACAATAGTTTGATAAAAACTAGATTATTGATTCTTATATCTTGCTTCAGAAATCTTGTACTTTGGCAGTGTATTTTTGTAATTGAAGTTTGCACTTTAACGGCAACATAATTGCCTAAGAGTCAGTTTTGCTACTTCATATGTAGGAATCAAATCATAAAATTCAAGTGTATTTTTCTTTCTGCAAGTTGTTTCTTGGGATCATTAAAGAAGACACTCAAACAATCTAATCTATTGGGCGAGTGGATTCACCCCTTACAAACCCTATAACTTTTATCAAAATGGGATTCACCTCTTGATACAATTATGCAAGTCCTCAGTTTATTCACTGAATTTGACATTGGCAATATAACAGACCTGTCATCTGAAATCAAGTTTAcccttgaaaaaaaaaacagtgtATTTAAAGGAATCCTTCTATATATAAagatttaaaattcttttcttccttctttacAAGCAGGAAAATGATCTTATTCTCAAGGATCATGTTGACAAAAGGTTAGGCATCTTATCACCTCCCTAAACATTATgct contains:
- the LOC121995358 gene encoding zinc finger A20 and AN1 domain-containing stress-associated protein 12-like, translating into MEEVPEIDLGFRMCTNCGLHGSSATEGLCFKCYCARFKAEHAGSASSSSASPSMAVVDDFSESAAATVVAWRRKPKRCHMCRKKVGLLGFRCRCGETYCGQHRHPEFHTCTIDYNLTGRKRIKCENPLPDPQNLSTI